Proteins co-encoded in one Capnocytophaga ochracea DSM 7271 genomic window:
- a CDS encoding SAM-dependent methyltransferase — protein MMKKIYLCNLLVMLIQTTMGNIYLIPNLLGGVALDVLPAQVANVVQSLTYFVVENEKSARKFIKLITPDKVQADLKIVVIDKHHQDTDYQSFLTPCMEGHSIGIISEAGCPGIADPGADIVRVAHQKGLKVIPLVGPSSLLLAMMASGLNGQNFAFNGYLPIDKQERKKALKTLERKAREGQSQLFIETPYRNKQMLTDLIETLQANTLLCVACDITLPTEEIKTLPVHRWKKTNIDVQKRPTIFIIGS, from the coding sequence ATGATGAAAAAAATATACCTTTGCAATCTGTTAGTAATGTTGATACAAACAACGATGGGAAATATTTATTTAATACCGAACTTATTAGGGGGTGTAGCTCTTGATGTATTGCCAGCACAGGTGGCAAATGTAGTGCAATCACTTACTTATTTTGTAGTAGAAAACGAAAAGTCGGCAAGGAAGTTTATCAAGCTCATTACTCCGGACAAGGTGCAAGCAGATTTAAAAATAGTTGTGATAGATAAGCACCATCAGGATACTGACTATCAGAGTTTTTTAACCCCTTGTATGGAAGGACACTCGATAGGGATTATCTCGGAGGCAGGTTGCCCAGGGATAGCCGACCCAGGAGCTGATATTGTGCGGGTGGCTCACCAAAAAGGACTGAAAGTGATTCCGCTGGTAGGACCTTCTTCGTTGTTACTGGCAATGATGGCGAGTGGACTTAATGGGCAGAATTTTGCTTTTAACGGATATCTCCCTATTGATAAACAAGAGCGAAAGAAGGCACTTAAAACCTTAGAGCGCAAAGCACGAGAAGGACAGTCGCAACTATTTATAGAAACGCCTTACCGCAATAAGCAAATGCTTACTGACTTGATAGAGACATTACAGGCTAATACTCTTTTATGCGTGGCTTGTGATATTACGCTTCCTACTGAAGAAATTAAAACACTCCCTGTGCATCGTTGGAAGAAAACGAATATTGATGTGCAGAAGAGACCTACTATTTTTATTATAGGGAGCTGA
- a CDS encoding alpha/beta fold hydrolase → MKQSFYQKEGKRKNKTVVFLHGFLEDHTIWQPISKALSTEYFTLSIDLLGHGQSPTIAPVHTMEMMASQVNDILLKEEIEHCTIVGHSMGGYVALAFAELFLKKVEGIVLLNSTTLPDSPEKKVNRDRVLKVIDKEKELFVRTAVINLFSDENKTLMKPALNKLIDIAMRTPNEGIKAASLGMKQRPDRTELFEQLTAKKHIIMGKKDALIPSDSLIALAQKAGASYTLLSGGHLVYIENEAETIEALRNFMAQP, encoded by the coding sequence ATGAAACAGTCTTTTTATCAAAAAGAAGGAAAAAGAAAGAATAAGACAGTTGTCTTCCTTCACGGCTTTTTAGAAGACCATACTATATGGCAACCTATCAGTAAAGCTCTCTCTACCGAATATTTCACACTATCCATCGACCTTTTAGGGCACGGGCAGAGCCCCACTATCGCCCCAGTACACACAATGGAAATGATGGCAAGCCAAGTAAACGATATCTTACTAAAAGAAGAAATAGAACATTGCACCATCGTGGGGCACTCAATGGGAGGTTATGTAGCCTTAGCTTTTGCTGAATTATTCCTCAAAAAAGTAGAAGGAATAGTATTGTTAAACTCCACTACCCTACCCGATTCTCCAGAGAAAAAAGTAAATAGAGACCGAGTGCTGAAAGTAATCGATAAAGAGAAAGAACTCTTCGTGCGCACTGCCGTTATAAACCTATTTAGCGATGAAAACAAAACGCTGATGAAACCGGCGCTCAACAAACTAATCGATATAGCAATGCGCACCCCTAACGAAGGTATCAAAGCAGCTTCCTTAGGAATGAAACAACGCCCCGACCGCACAGAACTATTCGAACAACTAACCGCTAAAAAGCATATCATTATGGGTAAAAAAGACGCTCTTATCCCTTCTGATAGTTTGATAGCATTAGCCCAAAAAGCAGGTGCAAGCTATACCTTGCTTTCAGGCGGACATTTAGTATATATTGAGAACGAAGCCGAGACCATAGAAGCCTTGCGCAATTTTATGGCACAACCCTAA
- a CDS encoding quinone-dependent dihydroorotate dehydrogenase — protein sequence MYKLFIRPFLFSLDPEKAHHFTFKYLKFVHKIPLVPLLIRKIYNVEHPSLHREIFGLHFKNPIGLAAGLDKDAKLYKELANLGFGFIEIGTITPKPQLGNPKKRLFRLLEDQGIINRMGFNNEGVEAAVKRLKKNTNVLIGGNIGKNKTTPNEEAVNDYLICFKQLFNYVDYFVVNVSSPNTPNLRTLQEKEPLKQLLSTLQNTNLTHKNPKPILLKIAPDLTDEQLSDIIEIVQETHIAGVIATNTTIGREGLVSNNQKETGGLSGKPLKNRSTEVIRFLSEKSNHAFPIIGVGGIFSETDALEKLEAGASLIQLYTGFIYEGAGLIKRINKQLIANMNKGFRNDCL from the coding sequence ATGTATAAGCTATTCATTCGCCCATTCCTTTTCAGTCTCGACCCCGAGAAAGCTCATCACTTTACATTTAAATACTTAAAGTTTGTTCACAAAATCCCCTTAGTGCCTTTGCTCATTCGCAAAATATACAATGTGGAACACCCTTCTCTACATCGCGAAATCTTTGGGCTACACTTCAAAAATCCCATAGGATTAGCCGCAGGTTTAGATAAAGATGCTAAATTGTACAAAGAGTTAGCCAATTTAGGTTTTGGTTTTATCGAAATCGGAACCATTACCCCTAAACCACAACTGGGGAACCCAAAAAAGCGATTGTTCAGACTCTTAGAAGACCAAGGAATTATAAACCGTATGGGCTTTAACAACGAAGGAGTTGAAGCTGCTGTAAAGCGCCTTAAAAAGAATACCAATGTACTGATAGGAGGAAATATTGGTAAAAATAAAACCACCCCAAATGAAGAAGCGGTAAACGACTACCTGATTTGTTTTAAACAACTCTTTAATTATGTCGATTATTTTGTAGTAAATGTAAGTTCACCCAATACTCCAAATTTGCGTACATTACAAGAAAAAGAACCTCTAAAACAGCTTTTAAGCACTTTGCAAAACACAAACCTAACCCATAAAAACCCTAAGCCTATCCTCTTAAAAATCGCCCCTGACCTTACCGACGAACAACTGTCAGATATCATCGAAATCGTACAAGAAACTCATATTGCAGGCGTAATAGCTACCAATACCACGATTGGTAGAGAAGGGTTAGTATCCAATAATCAAAAAGAAACCGGCGGACTTAGTGGGAAACCTCTAAAAAATCGCTCCACTGAGGTAATACGTTTTCTAAGTGAAAAGAGCAACCACGCATTTCCCATCATTGGCGTTGGAGGAATATTTAGTGAAACCGATGCCCTCGAAAAGTTAGAAGCAGGAGCCTCACTTATCCAGCTCTATACAGGTTTCATTTACGAAGGAGCAGGTCTTATAAAACGCATTAATAAACAGCTAATTGCTAATATGAATAAAGGTTTCAGAAATGATTGTCTCTGA
- a CDS encoding YicC/YloC family endoribonuclease: MIQSMTGFGKSVLSLTDKHISIEIKSLNSKSIDINTRIPQAYREKELDFRKLIAEQLLRGKVDFSIFVENTGTQTPSKINPNIVKSYIEQMRAIVDGDLTELLKMAVRMPDALQTTTESVSEEELSAIFEHISLAITDLQSFRIQEGKVLEKDFVLRISNIDSLLQEVQALDSERLALIRERLEKAVADIQSVDANRFEQELIFYLEKLDITEEKIRLKKHLDYFLETLHSEDSNGRKLSFIAQEIGREINTLGSKANFAPMQQLVVQMKDELEKIKEQVLNVL, translated from the coding sequence ATGATACAGTCAATGACAGGCTTTGGCAAGAGTGTACTATCTCTCACCGATAAACATATTAGTATAGAAATCAAATCCTTAAACAGTAAGAGTATTGATATCAATACACGTATTCCACAAGCGTATCGCGAAAAAGAACTCGATTTCCGTAAACTCATTGCCGAGCAGCTCTTACGCGGGAAAGTAGATTTTAGTATCTTTGTAGAAAATACAGGCACACAAACACCCTCTAAAATCAATCCTAATATCGTAAAATCCTATATCGAGCAAATGCGTGCTATTGTTGATGGTGACCTTACCGAACTGCTAAAAATGGCAGTACGTATGCCCGATGCCTTACAAACCACCACCGAAAGCGTTTCCGAAGAAGAACTTTCAGCTATTTTCGAACATATCAGCCTCGCCATTACCGATTTGCAATCCTTCCGCATTCAAGAAGGTAAAGTTTTAGAAAAAGACTTCGTTTTGCGTATTAGTAACATCGATAGCTTACTGCAAGAGGTACAAGCTCTTGATAGTGAACGCTTAGCGCTCATTCGCGAACGCTTGGAAAAAGCAGTAGCTGATATCCAGAGTGTAGACGCCAACCGCTTTGAGCAAGAACTCATTTTCTACTTAGAAAAATTGGACATCACAGAAGAAAAAATCCGACTCAAAAAACACTTAGACTATTTTCTCGAAACCCTTCACAGCGAAGATTCTAACGGACGTAAATTGAGTTTTATTGCACAAGAAATAGGCAGAGAAATCAATACCTTAGGTTCAAAAGCTAACTTCGCCCCTATGCAACAGTTAGTAGTCCAAATGAAAGACGAACTCGAAAAGATTAAAGAACAAGTTCTAAACGTATTATAA
- the gmk gene encoding guanylate kinase, whose product MNKLIIFSAPSGSGKTTIVRHLLSLKKLNLAFSISATSRAPRGEEQHGKEYYFLSADEFKKRVQHNEFMEWEEVYTGCYYGTLKSEVERLWAKGKNVIFDIDVAGGLRLKQQYPEQTLAVFVEPPSLIALEERLRNRKTETEEKIQMRLNKAEQEMATAHQFDVIIKNDNLQQALQEAERIVTDFINR is encoded by the coding sequence ATGAACAAACTAATTATTTTCTCAGCTCCTTCTGGGAGTGGCAAAACTACCATAGTGAGGCATTTACTCTCGCTCAAAAAACTAAACTTAGCCTTTTCTATTTCGGCTACTTCTCGTGCTCCTCGTGGTGAAGAACAACACGGCAAAGAATACTATTTCCTTTCTGCTGATGAATTCAAAAAACGTGTTCAGCACAACGAATTTATGGAATGGGAAGAGGTATACACAGGTTGTTATTACGGCACATTAAAATCAGAAGTAGAACGCCTATGGGCAAAGGGAAAGAATGTGATATTCGATATTGATGTTGCAGGAGGTCTCCGTCTCAAACAACAATATCCAGAGCAAACTTTAGCAGTATTTGTTGAACCGCCAAGCCTTATTGCCTTAGAAGAACGCTTGCGCAACCGTAAGACCGAAACAGAGGAGAAAATACAAATGCGTCTCAACAAAGCCGAACAAGAAATGGCAACTGCTCACCAGTTTGATGTGATTATCAAAAACGATAATCTACAACAAGCCCTACAAGAGGCTGAGCGCATAGTAACCGATTTTATCAACCGATGA
- the nadD gene encoding nicotinate (nicotinamide) nucleotide adenylyltransferase — protein sequence MKKQIGLFFGSFNPIHIGHLIIANHLVEHSAMNELWFVVTPQNPFKEKQSLLDNHLRLEMVNLAIESYPKLRASNIEFHLPQPNYTVNTLAYLEEKHPNTNFALIMGEDNLKSFHKWKNYEHILVNYPIYVYPRISEGTVPEALTEHPHITRVPAPIIELSATFIREEIKAGRNIRPLLPEKVWQYIDKLGLYFN from the coding sequence ATGAAAAAACAAATAGGCTTATTCTTTGGCTCGTTTAACCCTATTCATATAGGGCATCTCATTATCGCCAATCATTTGGTAGAGCACAGTGCAATGAACGAACTGTGGTTTGTGGTAACACCTCAAAATCCGTTTAAAGAAAAACAATCGTTATTAGACAACCACTTGCGATTGGAAATGGTCAATTTGGCAATAGAGAGCTATCCCAAGTTACGCGCCTCAAACATCGAGTTTCACTTGCCACAACCTAATTACACAGTTAATACCTTAGCCTATTTAGAGGAAAAACACCCTAATACTAACTTTGCCCTAATTATGGGGGAAGACAACCTAAAAAGCTTTCACAAATGGAAGAACTACGAGCATATTTTAGTAAATTACCCTATTTATGTCTATCCTCGTATTTCAGAAGGTACAGTGCCCGAAGCTTTAACTGAGCACCCGCATATCACCCGTGTACCCGCCCCTATCATCGAACTCTCAGCCACCTTTATCCGTGAAGAAATCAAAGCTGGACGCAATATACGTCCGCTCCTCCCCGAAAAAGTATGGCAATACATTGATAAATTAGGACTCTATTTCAATTAA
- a CDS encoding low molecular weight protein-tyrosine-phosphatase, translating to MKKTKILMVCLGNICRSPLAEGVMRSKLPSDNFEVDSAGTANYHVGDTPDTRSIASGKKHGVDISMLRGCQFSAKDFALFDYIFVMDKSNYQNVIRLAKNEKERAKVHFLADALNGMTQHEIPDPYYGTEADFENVYQLIDEACTKVAHKLSPNP from the coding sequence ATGAAAAAAACGAAAATACTAATGGTTTGCTTAGGCAATATTTGCCGTTCTCCTTTAGCCGAAGGCGTGATGAGAAGCAAGCTCCCTTCCGATAACTTTGAAGTAGATTCAGCTGGTACTGCCAACTATCACGTAGGCGATACTCCTGACACTCGTTCTATCGCCTCTGGCAAAAAACACGGAGTAGATATCTCTATGCTTAGAGGTTGTCAGTTCTCAGCCAAAGATTTTGCCCTTTTCGATTATATTTTCGTAATGGATAAAAGCAATTACCAAAACGTTATCCGGCTTGCTAAGAACGAAAAAGAGCGTGCTAAAGTACATTTCTTAGCTGATGCTTTGAATGGAATGACACAACACGAAATCCCCGACCCTTATTACGGCACAGAAGCTGATTTCGAAAACGTTTATCAGCTCATCGACGAGGCTTGCACCAAAGTTGCTCACAAACTATCTCCTAACCCCTAA
- the recR gene encoding recombination mediator RecR — protein sequence MDFSSKLLENAVYEIAQLPSIGKRTALRLALHLLKQPEEQSLQLAQAIVALRTHIQYCKNCHNISDVDLCEICANPMRDTGVVCVVEDFRDVMAIENTGQFFGQYHVLGGKISPIDGIAPSNLHIASLIEKVKTGKVTELILALSNTMEGDTTNFYIYKQVESYHITISTIARGIAVGGELEYTDEVTLGRSITQRIPFEKAIKAV from the coding sequence ATGGATTTCTCATCTAAACTCTTAGAAAACGCCGTCTACGAAATAGCACAATTGCCTAGTATAGGCAAACGTACGGCTTTGCGTTTAGCCTTGCACCTGCTCAAACAACCCGAGGAGCAATCACTACAATTGGCACAAGCTATTGTAGCTTTACGCACTCATATCCAATACTGCAAAAACTGCCACAACATCTCCGATGTAGATTTGTGTGAGATATGTGCTAACCCTATGCGTGATACGGGAGTTGTTTGTGTTGTAGAAGATTTTAGAGATGTAATGGCAATAGAAAACACAGGACAATTCTTTGGTCAGTATCACGTCTTAGGAGGTAAAATATCCCCTATCGATGGCATCGCTCCTTCCAATCTACATATTGCCTCACTGATAGAAAAAGTAAAGACAGGTAAAGTAACTGAACTAATCCTAGCTCTGAGCAATACAATGGAGGGCGATACTACCAATTTCTATATTTACAAACAAGTAGAGTCTTACCATATCACCATTTCTACCATTGCCCGAGGCATAGCCGTAGGAGGCGAACTCGAATACACTGATGAGGTAACTTTGGGCAGAAGTATTACTCAGCGCATTCCTTTTGAAAAAGCTATTAAAGCCGTTTAA
- a CDS encoding DUF3109 family protein, with the protein MIQVANTIISEDIIDCDFVCNLNACKGVCCIEGDAGAPVEESELKVMKRIYPEVAPYLTEEGRTAIEEQGVYIKGEDGEWETPLINGGECAYVVRNEKGWALCAIEQAYNDKKIDWKKPISCHLYPIRLQEYSSFTAVNYHRWSPICDDACVLGKKLQVPIYKFVKEALIRKFGEEWFQELELIAEHLKK; encoded by the coding sequence ATGATACAAGTAGCCAATACCATTATTTCGGAAGATATCATAGATTGCGATTTTGTTTGCAACCTTAATGCTTGTAAAGGTGTTTGTTGTATAGAAGGTGATGCAGGAGCACCCGTAGAAGAAAGCGAACTAAAAGTGATGAAGCGCATTTATCCCGAAGTAGCTCCTTACCTTACCGAGGAAGGTCGTACAGCTATCGAGGAGCAAGGAGTATACATCAAAGGAGAAGACGGCGAATGGGAAACTCCTCTCATCAATGGAGGCGAATGTGCTTATGTAGTACGCAATGAAAAAGGTTGGGCTCTTTGTGCTATCGAGCAAGCATATAACGATAAAAAAATAGACTGGAAGAAACCTATATCGTGTCACTTATATCCTATACGATTACAAGAGTACAGCTCCTTCACAGCAGTCAATTACCATCGTTGGAGTCCTATATGCGATGATGCTTGTGTCTTAGGTAAAAAGTTACAAGTGCCTATCTACAAATTCGTAAAAGAGGCTCTTATTAGAAAGTTTGGAGAAGAGTGGTTTCAAGAGTTAGAGCTTATAGCTGAGCATTTGAAAAAATAA
- a CDS encoding TolC family protein, translating into MKKIITSALLCLSVMSFAQQKELTLKDAIRYALENKADAEKARLEVTKSEYKIQEVRANALPNISASGGMVYNPKLQATYIDASTFAFPGMPASNEPIKMEMGQKWSANAEAKLTQVLFNQTVFMGLKAARTTREFYMLNQQLTENEIIEKVAQAYYQVYQTRQTLENIESNLALTEKTANVVKGLNQSGLSKKIDVDRTTVAVNNLKSARQQALNGVQLSENALKYMIGMPMNEVITLPKEGFEANYDLAFEKGNSNTRIELQVLEKQKQLLDLNTKVQRAALYPSLALQATYGYLSMGPKTPIIYGKKDKVYGADYSAITLGLKIPIFSGFGTRAKIRQAQIESQALEATLKDTRLAMDLAYENAHSRLTNNLLTIDSQKENVKLAEEVLLNTQNNYQQGLASLTDLLEAERSLSDAKNNYTNALLDYKLAEIQLLKSQGKLETMK; encoded by the coding sequence ATGAAAAAAATCATTACGAGTGCTTTGTTGTGCCTTAGTGTTATGAGCTTTGCACAACAAAAAGAATTGACTTTAAAAGACGCTATTCGTTATGCTTTAGAGAATAAAGCGGACGCAGAGAAAGCGCGATTGGAAGTAACCAAAAGCGAATACAAAATACAAGAAGTACGCGCTAATGCACTGCCTAATATTTCGGCTTCGGGCGGTATGGTGTACAACCCTAAGTTACAAGCTACTTATATTGATGCCAGCACATTTGCTTTCCCGGGTATGCCCGCAAGTAATGAGCCTATAAAGATGGAAATGGGGCAAAAATGGTCGGCTAATGCTGAAGCAAAACTTACCCAAGTGTTGTTTAATCAAACGGTGTTTATGGGCTTGAAAGCGGCTCGTACGACACGTGAGTTTTATATGCTTAACCAACAGCTTACCGAGAATGAAATCATTGAGAAAGTAGCACAAGCCTACTATCAAGTATACCAAACCCGACAAACATTAGAAAATATAGAAAGTAATTTGGCTCTTACCGAGAAAACGGCTAATGTTGTAAAAGGGTTAAACCAATCGGGGTTGTCAAAGAAAATAGACGTTGACCGCACTACTGTGGCTGTAAATAATCTCAAATCGGCACGCCAACAAGCCCTTAATGGAGTACAACTCTCGGAGAATGCGCTCAAATATATGATAGGTATGCCGATGAATGAAGTAATTACTCTGCCTAAAGAAGGCTTTGAAGCCAATTACGATTTGGCTTTTGAGAAAGGCAATAGCAATACTCGTATAGAACTACAAGTACTCGAAAAGCAAAAGCAACTTCTTGACCTCAATACCAAAGTACAACGTGCAGCACTTTATCCATCATTAGCATTGCAGGCTACTTATGGTTATTTGAGTATGGGACCTAAAACACCGATTATTTACGGCAAGAAAGATAAAGTGTACGGAGCTGACTATTCGGCTATTACATTGGGACTTAAAATACCTATATTTTCGGGTTTTGGCACACGTGCTAAGATACGCCAAGCACAGATAGAAAGTCAAGCGCTTGAAGCGACCCTTAAAGACACCCGTTTGGCAATGGATTTGGCTTATGAGAATGCCCACAGTAGGCTTACTAATAACCTTCTTACTATTGATTCGCAAAAGGAGAATGTAAAGCTTGCAGAAGAGGTATTGCTAAATACCCAAAACAACTACCAACAAGGTTTGGCTTCCCTTACGGATTTATTGGAAGCAGAACGCTCTTTATCGGATGCTAAGAACAATTATACCAATGCTTTGTTGGACTACAAATTAGCAGAAATACAGTTGCTAAAATCACAAGGGAAGTTAGAGACAATGAAGTAA
- a CDS encoding TetR/AcrR family transcriptional regulator: MKEDIVKRALNDFMQYGFKTFTMDDLANKMGMSKKTLYEYFPSKQDLVDACLDYALEMSCTNVTTFVQGEGSVIENVYRNQKKVQEVFNINSDRPIWELQKYYPKTYERMKSEFAKTDGLFIDKLLEKGWQEGLFRKDINVNFCKVFYTSVQRLRSITHTFPEREFPFWETIYTILEYFFRILVNEKGLKELERVLKEVKDKR, translated from the coding sequence ATGAAAGAAGATATTGTAAAACGTGCCTTAAACGACTTTATGCAGTATGGGTTTAAAACCTTTACTATGGATGATTTGGCTAACAAAATGGGGATGTCTAAAAAGACGCTTTACGAGTATTTTCCCTCTAAACAAGATTTAGTAGATGCTTGTTTAGATTATGCCTTAGAAATGAGTTGTACAAATGTAACTACTTTTGTACAAGGGGAAGGTTCAGTGATAGAAAATGTATACCGCAACCAAAAAAAGGTTCAAGAAGTTTTTAACATCAATAGCGACCGTCCTATTTGGGAATTGCAAAAGTACTATCCTAAAACATACGAACGTATGAAAAGTGAGTTCGCTAAAACTGATGGACTTTTTATAGATAAACTCTTAGAAAAAGGTTGGCAAGAAGGTCTTTTTAGAAAAGATATCAATGTGAACTTCTGTAAGGTTTTCTATACTAGTGTACAACGTCTCCGTTCTATAACTCATACTTTCCCTGAAAGAGAATTTCCCTTCTGGGAAACTATCTATACTATTTTAGAGTACTTTTTTAGGATACTTGTCAATGAAAAAGGGCTAAAAGAATTGGAACGAGTGCTTAAGGAGGTAAAAGATAAAAGGTAA
- a CDS encoding phospholipase A, translating into MMKYTLFIMFLAIATPIFSQEAVKDTLQELPKTAIKADRRAQLERAISKLWELDREDQRGTFKFVDYLPMYVMPFRFTDKPTEQPISLNPDRPIPEWRDYQHVEVKFQVSLKAKIMQDAFGKGDVWVAFTQQSYWQMYNGELSRPFRELNYEPELIFTYPLNLSVGNFKVKMAGLSVNHQSNGKEAAHSRSWNRIILLGIFQWNDLMVNSRFWWRFSEKAREDDNPDIENYIGRCELSIAYPFRKNVFNLRVRNNLNFNHNRGHVELNWVYPLSRDLRILLQASHGYGDSLIDYNYKQTIVGVGFTFLNL; encoded by the coding sequence ATGATGAAATACACTTTATTTATAATGTTCTTGGCTATTGCGACACCTATTTTTTCTCAGGAGGCGGTGAAAGACACATTGCAGGAACTTCCTAAGACAGCAATAAAAGCCGATAGAAGAGCTCAGTTGGAAAGGGCTATTTCTAAGCTATGGGAGCTTGACCGAGAAGACCAGAGAGGTACTTTTAAATTTGTGGATTACTTACCTATGTACGTAATGCCTTTCCGTTTTACGGATAAACCTACGGAACAACCTATAAGTTTGAACCCCGACCGACCTATACCCGAATGGCGCGACTACCAGCACGTGGAGGTAAAATTTCAAGTGAGCTTAAAAGCTAAGATTATGCAAGATGCTTTTGGGAAGGGTGATGTGTGGGTAGCTTTCACTCAGCAATCGTATTGGCAGATGTACAACGGTGAGCTTTCACGTCCGTTTAGGGAACTGAATTACGAACCTGAATTGATATTTACTTACCCGCTGAACCTCTCGGTGGGGAATTTTAAAGTGAAAATGGCAGGACTATCCGTAAACCACCAATCTAATGGTAAAGAAGCGGCACATTCGCGCAGTTGGAACAGAATTATTTTATTAGGTATTTTCCAATGGAATGATTTAATGGTTAATAGCCGTTTCTGGTGGCGTTTCTCAGAAAAAGCAAGAGAAGATGACAATCCCGATATTGAGAATTATATAGGACGTTGTGAATTGAGCATTGCTTACCCTTTCCGTAAAAATGTTTTTAATTTGCGAGTGAGGAATAATTTAAATTTTAATCATAATCGCGGGCACGTAGAGCTGAACTGGGTATATCCGCTGAGTCGCGACCTGCGTATTTTGTTGCAAGCCTCTCACGGTTATGGTGATTCTCTTATCGATTACAATTACAAACAAACTATTGTGGGAGTAGGGTTTACTTTCTTAAACCTTTAA